The DNA window TGGTGACGGTGAACGGGTGGGGCTGCTGCTGGTCGATCTCGATCCCGATCCGCGGCCGGCCGTCCTGCTCCCGGCTGGTGACCTGGGCCGTGGCGGCGGCGCCGGCGCGGGTGTAGCCGACGGTCAGCGTGCTGCCGGCCGGCCGGGCGCGGATCAGCTCGGTGAGCCGGCCGGCGCTGGTGACCTGCTGGCCGTCGACGGAGGTGACGACGTCGCCGGGCTTGAGCACCGCGGCCGACGGGCCGTCCGCCGCGACGGTCTTCACCAGCACCTGCACCGGGTATCCCAGCTTGCGCAGCGCCGCCGTCTCGGCGCTGGTCTGCGAGGCGCGGAAGTCCTCCTCGTTGCGCTGGTCCACCTGCTGGCGGCTCTCCCCCGGCGGGTAGACCAGCTCGCGCGGCACGACCGCCTCGTCCGGAGAGAACCAGCCGGCCAGCGCGGAGCGCAGCCGCACGGTGGGCTGCACCCCGACCGTGGTCATCCGGAGCTGGCCGGCCGAGGTCGACGTCGCCCGCCCGCTCACCTGGATGACCTCCTTGCCGTCCGAGGTGCCCAGCGTGTTCACCGTGAGCCCGGGGCCGAGCACCACGTACGGGATGGGGACGCTGAGCACGCCGTAGCTGAGCAGGGCGGTCAGCAGGGCACCCAACAGGACGGTCAGGCCGCGACGTCTCATGGCGCAGAGCGTACCGACCGGCCGTACGGGGATCGGGGCCCTGACCGCGACTTCGCCCTCAGCGCAACGCCGGTGGCGACGACCTGGGGCGCCGCCCGCGTACCGTAGACGCCGTGCCTGATATTCCGTTCGGCTTCCAGCTCCCGGGTGGGCAACCGCCCGACCCCAACGATCCCGCGCAGATGCAGCAGTTCATGTCGCAGTTGCAGCACCTGCTCTCCGCGCCGGGCAGCGGGCCGGTCAACTGGGACCTGGCCCGGCAGGTGGCCGCCAGCCAGCTGGCCGCCGCGGGCGACCCGGCGGTCTCGCCGTCCGAGCGCACCGCCGTGACGGAGGCGCTGCGCCTGGCCGACCTGTGGCTGGAGCCCGCCACCTCCTGGCCGACTGGCATCCGCACCGCGTCGGCGTGGAACCGCAACGAGTGGATCTACAAGACCCTCGACGTCTGGCGCAAGCTCTGCGATCCGGTGGCCGCCCGGATGGTCGGCGCGATGGGTGATCTCGTGCCGCCGGAGGCCCGGGCCCAGCTCGGCCCGATGCAGTCGATGGTCGCCACGCTCGGCGGCGCGCTCTTCGGCGGGCAGCTCGGGCAGGCCCTCGGCTCGCTCGCCGCGGAGGTGCTCTCCGCCGGCGACATCGGGCTCCCGCTCGGCCCGGCCGGCACGGCCGCGCTGGTCCCGGCCAACATCAGGGCGTACGGCGAGGGCCTGGAGCTGCCCGAGGATGAGGTACGCCTCTACGTCGCCCTGCGCGAGGCGGCCCACCAGCGGCTCTTCGAGCACGTACCGTGGCTGCGCGGGCACGTCCTCACCGCCGTCGAGACGTACGCCTCGGGCATCCGGGTCAACCGGGAGGCGATCGAGGAGGCGATGGGCCGGCTCGACCCGACCGACCCGGAGTCGATGCAGGCAATCGCGCTGGAGGGCATCTTCACCCCCGAGGACACCCCCGCGCAGAAG is part of the Micromonospora olivasterospora genome and encodes:
- a CDS encoding YlbL family protein, translated to MRRRGLTVLLGALLTALLSYGVLSVPIPYVVLGPGLTVNTLGTSDGKEVIQVSGRATSTSAGQLRMTTVGVQPTVRLRSALAGWFSPDEAVVPRELVYPPGESRQQVDQRNEEDFRASQTSAETAALRKLGYPVQVLVKTVAADGPSAAVLKPGDVVTSVDGQQVTSAGRLTELIRARPAGSTLTVGYTRAGAAATAQVTSREQDGRPRIGIEIDQQQPHPFTVTIDLNDIGGPSAGLMFALGIVDKLEPADLTGGKIIAGTGTIDDEGRVGPIGGIAQKLVGAKDAGAKVFLVPEGNCAEAVRNPQPDLPLLKVGSLDEALKALETLRAGGEPTRC
- a CDS encoding zinc-dependent metalloprotease, which gives rise to MQQFMSQLQHLLSAPGSGPVNWDLARQVAASQLAAAGDPAVSPSERTAVTEALRLADLWLEPATSWPTGIRTASAWNRNEWIYKTLDVWRKLCDPVAARMVGAMGDLVPPEARAQLGPMQSMVATLGGALFGGQLGQALGSLAAEVLSAGDIGLPLGPAGTAALVPANIRAYGEGLELPEDEVRLYVALREAAHQRLFEHVPWLRGHVLTAVETYASGIRVNREAIEEAMGRLDPTDPESMQAIALEGIFTPEDTPAQKASLARLETVLALVEGWVCHVVDSAVGERLPNVVRLAEAFRRRRAAGGPAEQTFAALVGLELRPRRLREAAALWAALTEHRGIAGRDAVWGHPDLLPSDDDFADPVAFATAARADLDDELANFDFSAPGAPEEQAPGSPRREGDTEES